The Candidatus Deferrimicrobiaceae bacterium genomic sequence ACCCGAGGACATTTTCCGCTGCCTCTCGCAAATTATCCACAATGGTCCTGCCCTTGGTCCTTGAAATATGATTGATTTCGCTGCGGATATATTTCTTGAAATGTTTCTTGACGATTCCTTCGATGACGACGAATGAATCCTCGTTTATGAATATTGAACTTTTACCCCAATCCTTGTCCGAATATCTTCCCGTCCCGATTTCTATATAGTTGGTCTCTTGCAATTTGGGTCTGTCCGAGTGTATCGCGTAGTTCCGGTCCACGATTCGCTTTGTTCTCATAAGTGTCCCTTATTTAAAATGTCGTTGCCGTGAAAATCTGGTCCGGCATCTGATCCCCCACCAACCCATTCCTGACGATCCCTCTGGTCAAATTACCGAAGAATGCGGGCCATGTCACGCGACGGACAGCCGATTTGCTGGCGCGCTTCCCCGGCTCGTGCTGAAATAACCGGAGCGGAGGGCCCCCCATGGATTTCGATCGGAATGACGTCGACGCGGCAAGGGAACGGGTCTACAAGTTGGCGTACGCCACGCCGCTGGTCGAGGAGACCGCGCTGTCCGAACAATTCGGCGGCCAGGTGCTTTCGAAGCTCGAGAACCTGCAGAACACCGGCTCGTTCAAGATCCGCGGAGCGGCCAACAAGCTCTTGTCGATGGACAAGTCGAAGGTGAAGGGCGTCGTCGCCTTCAGCGCGGGAAACCACGCCCGCGGCGTCGCCCGGGCGGCGCGCGCCGCGGGGATCCCGGCCACCCTCGTGATGCCGCTCTTCGCCCCGATCGCCAAGTCGGCGGCCGCGCAGCGCGAAGGGGGCGAGAACGTCCGGATCATCCTTCACGGCAACTCGTTCGACGAAGCCATGGAATACGCGCTGGCCCGGTCGGAGGAGGCCGGACTGACGGTCGTCCACCCGTACGACGACCCGGCGGTCATCGCGGGGCAGGGCACGATCGGGCTGGAGATCCTCGAGCGGATCGGCGCGCCGGGATCGATCTACGTGCCGGTCGGCGGCGGAGGGCTGTTCGCGGGCATCGCCGCGGCGATCAAGGAAGCGCACCCGTCGGTCGAGATGGTCGCGGTGCAGGCGAAGGGCGCCGCGTCGCTGCCCGATTCGCTTTCGGCCGGCCACCCGATGCCAGGCCCGGGCGCGTTCACGATCGCCGACGGGATCGCGGTGAAGTCGCCCTCCGAACGCACCTTCGAGGCGCTGCAGCGTTACGCGGACGACGTCGCGGTCGTCGACGACGAGGAGATCGCCGCCGCCATGCTGTTCGCCCTCGAAGACATGAAGACCACGCTCGAGGGGGCGGGCGCCGCCGCGCTCGCCGCGCTGATGTATCGCCGGCCGCCGAAGAAATTTCCCGTGGTGCTGATCCACTCGGGCGGCAACATCGACGTCAACTTCCTCGCGCAGGTCGTCGAGCGGGGGCTGTTCCGCTCGGGCCGCCTGCTCCGGCTGCGCTTCCTTGTGCAGGACCGCCCGGGGTCGCTCGCCGGCCTGCTCGCGGCGGTCGCCCGCGAACGCTCGAGCGTCGTCAGCATCGAGCACGACCGGTTGCCCGCCGACTGCCCGCCCGGGTTTTCGATGGTGGTCTTGCTGCTCGAGACGCGCGACCGCGCCCACGGGGACGAGCTGATCGCCCGGTTGGCTCAGCAGGGGTATCCGGCGGTGTCGTAGCGCTCACTTCACGTAGTCGTCGAAGGAGTCCGGCGAGTACCCCTCGATCACCTCCCCGTTGATGATCACGATCGGCACGCCGAAATGCGCGGTGTACTCCTTCACCCGCTCGAAGGCGGCTTTGTCCTTCTCGATATCGTAGAGCTTGAAGGGGATCCTCTTCTTCCTGAAATACGCCTCGGCCTTCCGGCAGTTCGGGCACCAGGAGGTCCCGTAGATCTCCACTTTCGGGGTGGACTTTGCGGCCCCGTATCGTTCGGCCGCGACCAGGATCACTAACAGCACCGACAGGCAGAACATCGCTTTTCTCATGGCTCCCTACTCCACATCCTCGGCGATCAGCTGGTTGAACGGCGCCTTCGTCCGTTCGACGTAATCGCCGTAGCTCATCCCGTCATCGCGCAGGACGTTGCAGTAGTTCCAGAGCTTCTGGACGATCCCGGCCGGGGTCATCTTTGTCGCTCCTTGGTGCTATTCCGATTCCATGAACTGCCGGGGGGTATAGATCCGGAGCTGCCGCAGCGATCCGGGAAACGTTCGCGGGTCGATTTCGAGTAGGTCTTTATCGCCGGTCATAAGGATATCGGCGCCAACGGCTCCGCAAAGGGAAAGATACGCGTCGTCCTTCGGGTCGCGGCACAACGACAGCTTTTCCGGAACCTCGACCATCCGACAGTGTCCGAACAGCGCTTTCCACAAGCCGGCGAGCTTTCCGGCGCGTTCGTGGCCGAACCGGCCGACAAGCTTTTCGACCGTCTTTTCGATTTTGCGGGCCGTATCCACGGACAAATAGACGGTACCGATCGCAAACGCCTTCCGAACAGCATCCAGCGGTATACCCCCGTACGCGGCCGAAACGTAAACATTCGCGTCGAGAACAATCCGGAGACGGGATTCAGCCATAGATCGTCTTGCCGGCCCGCTTCAGAACCTTGAGCGCCTCGTCCTTCGTGATGCCGGATTCGCCCAGAATCATGCCGATGCCGAGCAGGAGATCTTCGGGCGACCCTTCCGGAACCGGAACGACGCGCGCGATCGGTTTGCCATGCCGCGTGACGACGACTTCCTCCTCGCTCGCCAGCACACCCGTCAACTGCTCCTTGAACTCCCTGACTCCCATGAACCGAATCCCGGCCGCTTTGCTCATCGTGTTCCCCCCATTGAGCCCACTTTACATGACAATGATCCCACATAAGAGGAACATCATCAACCGGGTTGCCGTGTTCGCAATTATCGGCCGATGTCTTCCAATATTTTCTTCATGTCCCGCAGGAAAACTTCGGCGTACTCTTCCCCGTGATAGGGGCTGTCGTCTTCCATCGCATATTGCGCACGATAAATAGCATTCCATCAGTTCGAGAGCGGATTTACCTGAATGTCGAATCGGAGGATGACGACGTCTTTCCCGTCGTTCGAAGCGACCAACTCATACTCGCCGGCCACATCGACCACGAACGGCGTCACGGTCAGATTGATGTAACCTTCGTCTTCCCCCATCGGCCGGGGGGTCGGCACGTCGCCGCCCATGAGCACCTTGCCTTCGACATGGCGGATCGACAGGTGAACCGCATCGGAGAATGGCCCGAATCTTGTCCTCCCTCTGTCGAAATCGAATACACGGAGAAGGGCAGAAAATGGAAACGGGAAACGACCTGGTTCTCATCATGCGAAAAATCGTGGTCATTCGCGGACATCGCGTCATGGTCGATGCCGATCTCGCCGAACTGTACGGTGTCCCGACATTCCGACTAAATGAAGCAGTCAAACGGAATCCGGACCGGTTTCCGGACGACTTCATGTTGCAGTTGACCATTGATGAACACGCGGCTTTGACATCGCAAATTGCGATGTCAAAGCCCGGGCGTGGAGGACGGAGAACATTGCCTTACGTTTTCACCGAGCAAGGTGTCGCGATGCTGTCGAGCGTCCTCAGGACCGACCGCGCCGTCCAGGTCAATATCGCCATCATGAGAGCATTCGTCGCGGTCCGTCAAACGTTGGCCACCAATCGTTCACTCGCGCGAAAACTCGAAGACCTCGAGCGAAAATACGAT encodes the following:
- the ilvA gene encoding threonine ammonia-lyase, which codes for MDFDRNDVDAARERVYKLAYATPLVEETALSEQFGGQVLSKLENLQNTGSFKIRGAANKLLSMDKSKVKGVVAFSAGNHARGVARAARAAGIPATLVMPLFAPIAKSAAAQREGGENVRIILHGNSFDEAMEYALARSEEAGLTVVHPYDDPAVIAGQGTIGLEILERIGAPGSIYVPVGGGGLFAGIAAAIKEAHPSVEMVAVQAKGAASLPDSLSAGHPMPGPGAFTIADGIAVKSPSERTFEALQRYADDVAVVDDEEIAAAMLFALEDMKTTLEGAGAAALAALMYRRPPKKFPVVLIHSGGNIDVNFLAQVVERGLFRSGRLLRLRFLVQDRPGSLAGLLAAVARERSSVVSIEHDRLPADCPPGFSMVVLLLETRDRAHGDELIARLAQQGYPAVS
- a CDS encoding type II toxin-antitoxin system prevent-host-death family antitoxin, producing the protein MSKAAGIRFMGVREFKEQLTGVLASEEEVVVTRHGKPIARVVPVPEGSPEDLLLGIGMILGESGITKDEALKVLKRAGKTIYG
- a CDS encoding ORF6N domain-containing protein, producing the protein METGNDLVLIMRKIVVIRGHRVMVDADLAELYGVPTFRLNEAVKRNPDRFPDDFMLQLTIDEHAALTSQIAMSKPGRGGRRTLPYVFTEQGVAMLSSVLRTDRAVQVNIAIMRAFVAVRQTLATNRSLARKLEDLERKYDARFKIVFDAIRALMTSPDPPSRKIGFSISPRRSTARCVTRLRKCRPDRRIVSRCCRPSSPSP
- a CDS encoding putative toxin-antitoxin system toxin component, PIN family, producing the protein MAESRLRIVLDANVYVSAAYGGIPLDAVRKAFAIGTVYLSVDTARKIEKTVEKLVGRFGHERAGKLAGLWKALFGHCRMVEVPEKLSLCRDPKDDAYLSLCGAVGADILMTGDKDLLEIDPRTFPGSLRQLRIYTPRQFMESE
- a CDS encoding glutaredoxin domain-containing protein — translated: MRKAMFCLSVLLVILVAAERYGAAKSTPKVEIYGTSWCPNCRKAEAYFRKKRIPFKLYDIEKDKAAFERVKEYTAHFGVPIVIINGEVIEGYSPDSFDDYVK